GATTGCTTCACACTGTAAAGAAATTAATGTGGCTGAAACTGGAGAAGAATAAGAGatcttttttgaaaagatttctgaaaaattttttcgaaaataattttgaaaaattatcatGATTCAATCATAAAAGGAATTTAGACTTTTCCCAGAAAACAGTGGGCAATGATAAAAGTGTTATAAACAGTGAAATGGCATTATTAAATTTTGTCTCAGAAATGCATTCAAAAGTTAAAATGCATGTTTAGGAGTAATCCAGCTGACAAATGCTGTGACCACAACTAGAATAGTGGTAGTGAGGTTGAAGAAAAAAGCTGGATTCTGGAGACAATAAGGCCATGGGACACATGGACCTGGAGAGGGGCAGGCAATGAGAAAAACAGTCAAACTCCATGACAGATGGTGGTACATCCACTGAAATAGGGAACACAGAGGGCAAAGGACGATAATGTAAAGATGCAAGTTGTAAATGTAAAGATGATAAATTCTGGTTTGACCATattgagtttgaggtgcctgttCAATGTTCCACTGGAAAAGCCCCATATGCAAGCTGGTGTTCAGAAAGATGTGGAGTGGAGAGGCAGAACAGTGAGCGATCAGTGCATGCAAGAGAAGCTAATTGTAGCCCTCGGGGTTAGAGATAATCACTTAAGGTTGTAGGTAAGACaattccctcctcttcccactACTAGTGGACCCAGtggaacaaaaacatttttaaacatttttattaacccGTTTAGGTTGTATAGGTAGAAGTGATGAACAAATGACTTTAGAGCCCATAATTTAAATGTTGGCACAGTCAGCATAAGGTAGGGTTGTCTGCATCAGTTAGTTATTCTTTCCTGAGATTTGCTAACTAAGGTTGAGTAAATCATTGCATTTCAGAGTGTGGGATCTTAGCATAGAAGAATTTTCCCTAGGAACACATAACTGAAAAGTTTcctttctatatatattcttacCTGTTGAACATGATGTGAATTTTCTTTACAGGTAGGGAAACGGATTAGCATACACTGGTTTAAGGATACTGTCATTATTATATCTTATGAGGAAGGAGAATAACAATGAGTTAGATACTGTTCAGGGCAAGACAAATGAGGTGTTTCTGGTCTATGGccaattattattaatttatttaacaattattttatagTGGTTACTGTAAGCCAGGCATTTGGTTAAAAACATAGGATTCAATTTGGCTTCTAGGAGATCATAGTCTATTATTTAAGTAGAAAATAGACTTAAGAGTAATAGTTCCCCTCAACTAGCTGCTTCATCAGCTGAATTATAGAGGCACGCTTTGTTAATACTAAGAATTTTAATAAGCATGATAGGAAATCAGTCTCTAATGTCAAAGAACTAAGAGGTCAATTGccttcaaagaaacaaaaaagttaatCAAGATTTCTCTCATTTTGAACCTTTGTCTAGAAAGTTTTGAACAGTATCTTTGGcccctttctcctttttactGTAGTGTTATTATTCCTCATAGGCCTTGTTTGGGGAGATGGTGATTGACTCGGACATGGTTTTCCAGGAAGTGGCTGGTGATGTTTACTGCATATAAACTCAAGCCAGGAGACCCCTGGAGGCAGCCGGTGGTAACTAAGTACCTTAGTGGACACACAGCCTGAGAGGGTAGATGTGGTAGACTCTTTCAGAGGAGGAGGGGGTAAAGGGTGTGTAGTGGAAgcggaagaggaagaagaggacgatgaggaggaagatgtggaggaggaagaggagcggAGTACAGACTGCGACTGAGGGTTACTACTTTTCTTAACATAGAGCAGCCAGTCTATAGCCTGGGGCTGTTGGCTTACAGCTTGGTTTTCAGGGGCTACTGTCAGCCATGTTTTCTTCACATTAGCCTCCTCGGTGATATCAGGTTCAGAGGTAGGGAAAAATTTTGATATCTCCCCCATTCCTTCAAGGTTTTCTTCAGGGACTTCATCAGGCTGATTTTCTTTCACAGGGAATGAAAAAGAAGTCTCTGGTAGGGAAAGGATAAAAACTAGTTTCACCTCTATTTCTCCCTCAGGAGTGGTCTCAGGTGTTGGGCTGACAAATAGTGTTGCAGCACGAGGGTCTTTCCTTCCTGTAAGATGGTTACACTGAGATTTTATGCAGGAAGCACAAGCTAAACAAACCATATAACTTGATGAAAGGCGGGGACCAGGATGAGGATTTGCCCTTCCCCTCATCCTTCGAAAGAGAATCTGCCTACAGAAATCCCTCTGGATTCTGGTCTTGGAGAGAGAAttgacaattttatttacaatatcaTCAGGGACCATTCCACCTTTGATAATGCAGGGATGAATATAACCTAAAGTCCATGGAATTTCCTTATTTGGTTCTGTCTTTTCATAAAGACCAAAACTGCTTTTACTCTGGAGTCTGGAGCCCAATGTTAAAGCAGCTATGTTCCTGATGCAGTGTTTGGAGCTTAATAATGATGGACCAGAAATATTTGGTTTGGAATGGGGTGAGGGAAGATCTGTGGCCTTGTGTTTGTCACTTAGTGAAGTGGTGTTCTGAAATTCTGAGTGACACACCGGTGAACTCAGGGTCCTGAAGTTACCATCAAGTGTTTTGGGCTGGAACAATGGCAAACTCTTTGACTGATGCATAGAATGTGGTAAAggtgatttcctttcttttgagtTGGACAACGTTAATCTCAGAACACTGGAATTAGAGCTCAATACAGGTGTTGTCTGAGGTCTGGAATCAGGTAACGATGAGCTCAGAGTCATCTGACTGGgctccaaagaaggtgatgtctGAAGCAAGTCATGTATTTGAGGTGTACAGTTGAGTGACGGTGAGCTCAAACATCTTTGATTGCGCTCTAACAAAGAGGTCCAAAGGCTATTCAATGAAGAGGCTTTCTGAGGCTTGGACTGGGGTAACACTGAGCTAAAGGCTCTTTGATTAGGTTCCAAAGACGACAATGTCCATAGGCAGTCTGGGGAAGGAGTTTCTTGATGTTTGAGGGCATATAATGATGAACTTGAGACTCTTCGATTAGACTTCAGTGAAGGTGATATCCAGCAAAGGTCTAGGGAAGATGTATTCTGAAGATTGGGAAAGGGTAGTTGTGAGCTCCAGGCTGTTTGATTGGGATCTGGCAATGATGTCTTGGTGAGGTCAAGTGAAGATGTCATCTGAGGTTTGGCGTGGGACAACGGTGAGCTCAAGCCTTTCTTATTAGGCCAcaagggagttctctggtggagGTGTAGTGAAGGTGTGGCCTGACTTTTGGAGTGAGGTAATAGTGATTTCAGAACCCTGTTATAGAGGTCCCGTGAAATTGTGTCCTGAGACTTGGCAGAGGGCAATATTGAGCATCTCTGTACCCTCTGGTTAGAGTTTAGGGTATGCACTGCAAGGTTATTACTATGGGATTGTACTCTGACCACAGACTGGTTATtgggttgcttttgtttttcatctgtgtGTTGATGTGTTAATGAGTTGCTTGTGGCCAGTTGGTAAGAGCGTTCTAATGGCAAAAACTGTTGATCATAGTATGCTAGTGGCACCATCTTGTGCTAGTCTAGAGGTCTTTCTGAAAGCAGTTGGCTTGCAGGGATGTTTTAGTAACTGATAGAGTCTTTTAGCTGGATTCCATGGAcaacaaatacttttaaataaaaaacttagGTAGTTTCTATCATCTATCATGTAAcctttttgttaatttctaaatattatagaGTGTTTCAAAATTGAGGTGTAAATGAGGTTGAAAAAAGCGTCACCAATTAAgattcttctctgtcttctctttagaGATTTTTCCTCTTGAGGAAATAATGCCTGTTAACAAAAGAGTGAAGAAGGTTCAGAAGAGATCCTGATAGGGATATTAATTTTCTCAAACAATTTGTAGTGACTGGAGAACTACTGTGTGTGTAACTTTTGAATTAAACTTTCTAAATGCCCAATTGcccaactgtaaaatagataaacataaTGTTTAATTTATTGGGCTAATGACTAAATAATACATCTAAAATGTGTAACAGTGCCCAAGATATACGAGATGCTCAATAAAAGGTAATAGCTATTTTCGGTACTCTTTCAATAATtgctttagtaaaaaaaaaaaaaaaaaaaacagtctgtGATAAGTTTATTGCATGAAATAAGAGAATCTTAAAGAAAGTGAAATGGAAGTTCTGATATGTTAGTTTTCAATTTAGATTCAATTACCCATCATTATCACCTTTTAGCTTACTTCCAAAAGTCCATAATTCTAGTTGAATGTCTATTGCATACTTTCAGTCTTAGTCTTATTTGTCACTATTGCAGCTTTTGAAACTGTTGGTCACTACCTTTTCAAACAGTGTTCTTCATTCATGTCCATTATTTCTCTCTACTCTGattctctcattcattctcttATTTCTCTCCAGATCTTCACTGaattcttttctgttgttctcaACTCAGTGTAGTTCT
This DNA window, taken from Physeter macrocephalus isolate SW-GA chromosome 1, ASM283717v5, whole genome shotgun sequence, encodes the following:
- the CSNK2A2IP gene encoding casein kinase II subunit alpha'-interacting protein — encoded protein: MVPLAYYDQQFLPLERSYQLATSNSLTHQHTDEKQKQPNNQSVVRVQSHSNNLAVHTLNSNQRVQRCSILPSAKSQDTISRDLYNRVLKSLLPHSKSQATPSLHLHQRTPLWPNKKGLSSPLSHAKPQMTSSLDLTKTSLPDPNQTAWSSQLPFPNLQNTSSLDLCWISPSLKSNRRVSSSSLYALKHQETPSPDCLWTLSSLEPNQRAFSSVLPQSKPQKASSLNSLWTSLLERNQRCLSSPSLNCTPQIHDLLQTSPSLEPSQMTLSSSLPDSRPQTTPVLSSNSSVLRLTLSNSKERKSPLPHSMHQSKSLPLFQPKTLDGNFRTLSSPVCHSEFQNTTSLSDKHKATDLPSPHSKPNISGPSLLSSKHCIRNIAALTLGSRLQSKSSFGLYEKTEPNKEIPWTLGYIHPCIIKGGMVPDDIVNKIVNSLSKTRIQRDFCRQILFRRMRGRANPHPGPRLSSSYMVCLACASCIKSQCNHLTGRKDPRAATLFVSPTPETTPEGEIEVKLVFILSLPETSFSFPVKENQPDEVPEENLEGMGEISKFFPTSEPDITEEANVKKTWLTVAPENQAVSQQPQAIDWLLYVKKSSNPQSQSVLRSSSSSTSSSSSSSSSSSASTTHPLPPPPLKESTTSTLSGCVSTKVLSYHRLPPGVSWLEFICSKHHQPLPGKPCPSQSPSPQTRPMRNNNTTVKRRKGPKILFKTF